From the genome of Virgibacillus siamensis, one region includes:
- a CDS encoding flavodoxin: MRCVIAYLSYSGNTMEVAEMLEDYLLQDGMAVDLHRIGADPPVDASSYDCIFIGTFTWDRGSTPDEVKDFVLEIGYKPDCVAVFGTGDTQFGGGALFCRAVDKLTHFYGSDWNGLKIEQSPRGSQEKLVKNWIEGVLHDVKSIA, encoded by the coding sequence TTGAGGTGTGTCATTGCTTATCTTTCGTACAGCGGAAACACGATGGAAGTGGCGGAAATGCTTGAGGATTATCTATTGCAGGATGGTATGGCCGTTGATCTGCACCGTATTGGTGCGGATCCGCCGGTTGATGCTTCCAGCTATGATTGTATTTTCATCGGAACATTTACATGGGACAGGGGTTCAACACCTGATGAGGTGAAGGATTTTGTGCTGGAAATCGGTTATAAGCCTGATTGTGTCGCGGTATTTGGAACAGGTGATACACAATTTGGCGGGGGTGCGTTGTTCTGCCGGGCAGTTGATAAGCTGACTCACTTTTACGGCAGCGACTGGAACGGACTGAAAATCGAACAATCACCGCGCGGGTCTCAGGAGAAACTGGTTAAAAATTGGATTGAAGGAGTGTTGCATGATGTCAAAAGCATTGCTTGA
- a CDS encoding GNAT family N-acetyltransferase, whose translation MNITLQNGMSLQVRKYRETDFETIQHLNAVEGWNNLVEKKMDTMRAWNNSNIAYLVLDGDQIIGYIRGMTDTAVTLFICEVIIEKEYRGQGIGQKLLAFIHSLYPSTRMELLAASSSQSFYKQLDYRPFYGYRKTFAEWNATEKN comes from the coding sequence ATGAATATAACATTACAAAACGGGATGTCATTACAAGTCCGGAAATACCGGGAAACTGATTTTGAAACCATTCAACACTTAAATGCCGTTGAAGGCTGGAACAATCTTGTTGAAAAGAAAATGGATACAATGCGGGCTTGGAACAATTCTAACATTGCCTATTTAGTGCTTGATGGTGATCAAATTATCGGTTACATCCGGGGAATGACAGATACAGCGGTAACACTTTTTATTTGCGAAGTAATCATCGAGAAAGAATATCGTGGTCAGGGAATTGGTCAGAAATTGCTGGCATTCATTCACAGTCTATATCCCTCTACCAGAATGGAACTTCTGGCTGCAAGCAGTTCCCAGTCCTTTTATAAGCAATTGGATTATCGTCCATTTTACGGCTACCGAAAAACGTTTGCGGAATGGAACGCCACTGAAAAGAATTAA
- a CDS encoding superoxide dismutase family protein, producing the protein MTKWLIFLPLGLFLMLGVWAADQQPPTSAHEMEEPAESVDVTLYNKDKEKVGTAVLKQLHGKVSISLAAHNLPPGEHGFHIHETGVCEPPDFESAGGHFNPTNAEHGFKNPKGPHAGDLPNIKVNKKGDVQAKGTNDMVTLIEGKKNSLLDDDGSALIIHAKPDDYISQPSGNAGERIACGVIEK; encoded by the coding sequence ATGACGAAATGGTTAATTTTTTTACCGCTGGGGCTTTTTCTGATGCTTGGTGTATGGGCTGCGGATCAACAACCGCCTACAAGTGCCCATGAGATGGAGGAACCTGCCGAATCGGTGGACGTTACACTCTACAATAAAGACAAAGAAAAAGTCGGAACCGCGGTACTCAAGCAATTGCACGGCAAAGTCAGCATTTCACTGGCTGCGCACAACCTTCCACCAGGTGAACATGGATTCCATATTCATGAAACCGGGGTTTGTGAGCCGCCTGACTTTGAATCAGCTGGCGGGCATTTTAATCCGACCAATGCGGAACATGGTTTTAAAAATCCAAAAGGTCCTCATGCCGGCGATCTGCCGAATATTAAGGTGAATAAAAAAGGTGATGTTCAAGCAAAAGGAACCAATGACATGGTAACGTTGATTGAAGGGAAAAAGAATTCCCTGCTTGATGATGACGGTTCAGCACTTATCATTCATGCAAAACCGGACGATTATATTTCACAGCCATCCGGTAATGCCGGTGAGCGGATTGCCTGTGGTGTGATTGAAAAGTAA
- a CDS encoding DUF1801 domain-containing protein, producing the protein MYELKTKPNDDSVIAFIETVEHERKRDDAFRLLDIFAETTGYEASMWGSRIIGFGRYHYKYASGHEGDAPLVGFSPGKARFSLYLATGDTRREELLGQLGKHKTGKACVYINKLADIDVEILRALISQSVRFLQETYPE; encoded by the coding sequence ATGTATGAATTAAAGACAAAGCCAAATGATGACAGTGTGATTGCATTCATTGAAACAGTCGAGCATGAAAGAAAGCGTGATGATGCTTTTCGATTACTGGATATTTTCGCCGAAACAACCGGTTATGAGGCATCCATGTGGGGCTCAAGAATTATTGGATTTGGACGGTATCACTATAAATATGCGTCAGGGCATGAAGGTGATGCGCCGCTTGTTGGTTTTTCTCCGGGAAAAGCCAGGTTCAGTCTATACCTTGCGACAGGCGATACCAGGCGTGAAGAATTGCTCGGCCAACTGGGCAAGCATAAGACAGGGAAAGCATGTGTGTATATTAATAAGCTCGCAGATATTGATGTGGAAATATTAAGAGCATTGATCAGCCAATCCGTCCGTTTTTTACAGGAAACCTATCCGGAATAA
- a CDS encoding MerR family transcriptional regulator, with the protein MQIKEVADKLNTTTRTIRFYEQKGLITPEKDTDNDYRTFTDTDILRLSTILALREIGMSVENIKQILHNPDMSMSDYLNVQRSALFEKWIEMKDMIGTLDTMIAQTADGNYSINEIFELAQHLKNMKAMRKYWQDKWNFDKQAADYDQNIKMAGYRFNVHMDYHDALAKAAETVHLEAGDVCADIGVGTGNLGEKFLQKGANVIGIDQSEEMLKVCRQKNPEIDTRKGHFFALPLLDHQVDAIVSSYALHHITNPEKYVALEEMSRVLANEGQICIVDLMFLNEEHRGYVINKFRNEGNTKAIEAIEDEYYADRSKLVSWLEENGYQVETHQFNDILSMIYAVKKK; encoded by the coding sequence ATGCAAATTAAAGAAGTGGCTGACAAATTAAATACAACAACGAGGACAATCCGGTTTTATGAACAGAAGGGGCTTATCACACCTGAAAAGGATACAGATAATGACTACCGCACATTTACGGATACGGATATTCTCCGGCTAAGTACCATTCTGGCGCTGCGGGAAATCGGTATGTCCGTGGAAAATATAAAACAGATCCTCCATAATCCGGATATGAGCATGAGCGATTATTTGAATGTGCAGCGGTCGGCATTATTTGAGAAGTGGATTGAAATGAAGGATATGATCGGTACGCTGGATACAATGATTGCGCAGACTGCTGACGGTAATTATTCCATTAATGAAATTTTTGAACTGGCACAACACCTGAAAAACATGAAAGCAATGCGTAAATACTGGCAGGACAAGTGGAATTTTGATAAGCAGGCGGCCGATTATGATCAAAACATTAAAATGGCGGGTTATCGATTCAATGTACACATGGACTATCATGATGCACTCGCAAAGGCTGCAGAGACCGTACACTTGGAGGCAGGGGATGTCTGTGCAGATATTGGAGTCGGAACGGGCAATTTGGGGGAAAAGTTTCTTCAAAAAGGTGCAAACGTGATTGGAATTGATCAGTCTGAAGAGATGCTGAAGGTCTGCCGACAGAAAAATCCGGAAATAGATACACGGAAAGGACACTTTTTTGCACTTCCATTATTGGATCACCAAGTGGATGCCATCGTATCAAGTTATGCTTTGCATCATATTACCAATCCGGAAAAGTATGTGGCATTGGAGGAAATGTCACGGGTACTGGCGAATGAAGGTCAAATCTGTATTGTTGATTTAATGTTCTTAAATGAGGAGCATCGCGGTTACGTCATAAACAAGTTCCGCAATGAGGGAAATACAAAGGCCATAGAGGCAATTGAAGATGAGTATTATGCTGACCGTTCAAAGCTTGTCAGCTGGCTTGAGGAAAACGGCTATCAAGTGGAAACCCATCAGTTTAATGACATTTTAAGTATGATTTATGCGGTGAAAAAGAAATGA
- a CDS encoding ABC transporter ATP-binding protein, with protein sequence MDTVLTVDALEKSFKEKQILKKISFDVRKGEIMAILGPNGAGKSTTIRNIMGIMYPDAGMISFQGYDKIPRHKIGYLPEERGLYKNVKVMDILLYLAELKDYPLKKAKERALDYLKKFDLEGKDNVSVEELSKGMGQKVQFIASIIHEPELLILDEPFSGLDPVSQELFKQEIRNLAEKGTAILLSSHQMNLVEEMCDRLFMMADGQKVIYGNMDDVKTEYANFKCTIRGKNDVQLLENLPDVQRVEQTEETSTLYLSKDVEAAVWLKNLPDSLMIHELSIDRISLHEIFIDIATDKNLLQEAGEVHA encoded by the coding sequence ATGGACACAGTCCTTACAGTGGATGCACTGGAAAAATCGTTTAAGGAAAAACAAATACTGAAGAAAATTTCCTTTGACGTACGAAAAGGGGAGATTATGGCCATTCTCGGTCCGAATGGTGCAGGCAAGTCAACTACTATCCGTAATATCATGGGAATCATGTATCCGGATGCCGGCATGATATCCTTCCAGGGTTATGATAAAATACCGCGCCATAAAATCGGTTATTTACCGGAGGAGCGGGGGTTGTATAAAAATGTCAAGGTGATGGATATTCTGCTTTATTTAGCTGAGTTGAAGGATTATCCATTGAAAAAGGCGAAAGAACGCGCGCTCGATTACTTAAAGAAATTTGATTTGGAAGGAAAGGACAACGTTTCTGTAGAAGAATTGTCAAAAGGAATGGGGCAAAAAGTGCAATTCATTGCCTCGATTATTCATGAACCGGAACTATTGATTTTGGATGAACCTTTCTCGGGGTTGGACCCGGTCAGCCAGGAATTGTTTAAACAGGAAATTCGTAACCTGGCTGAAAAGGGAACTGCAATTTTATTATCCTCTCATCAAATGAATCTGGTGGAGGAAATGTGTGATCGTCTATTCATGATGGCAGACGGACAAAAAGTTATTTATGGAAACATGGATGATGTGAAAACCGAGTATGCCAATTTTAAATGCACCATTCGCGGCAAAAATGATGTACAGCTTCTGGAAAATCTTCCTGATGTTCAGCGTGTTGAACAGACTGAGGAAACTTCCACATTATATTTGTCCAAAGATGTAGAAGCAGCTGTATGGTTAAAAAATCTTCCGGACAGTCTGATGATTCACGAATTGTCCATTGACCGTATCTCCTTGCACGAAATATTCATTGATATCGCGACAGATAAAAATTTGCTTCAGGAAGCGGGTGAGGTCCATGCGTAA
- a CDS encoding N-acetylmuramoyl-L-alanine amidase translates to MKMRSLTAGISLMLLFFIFIPAVHADSGKTYEVGANNLNVRTAPSHSAQIIGKLNSGDRVVAFEEAFGWVKTYYDGQVAWVASQFLYQADNQGGSDSGSSSASVSNASPEQVTVTATEVRIRTGPGTEHKIIGYTSKGDTYSLVKSANNWNKVALSDGSTGWIAGWLTDYNNGGKNTPDTANTSNDNSSNHDAVPQSNNTANGSLAGYNIVLDPGHGGKDPGAIGIGGIYEKDVIMNTVDNIAQKLRAAGATVILTRDSDYFLTLEKRVQMSSSYNTHAFISLHYNAYPVMGVNGVSTHYYSGGADRQLASSLQSAIGQHVNLYSRGIIRSDYHVLRENSDLAVLIELGFITNPGDLAAAQTNAYQNNVADGIVDGLLNYFN, encoded by the coding sequence ATGAAAATGCGTTCGTTAACAGCTGGCATCAGTTTGATGTTATTATTCTTTATTTTTATACCGGCTGTGCACGCTGACAGCGGCAAAACCTATGAAGTTGGAGCAAACAATCTGAATGTAAGAACAGCGCCATCACACAGCGCACAGATTATCGGAAAATTAAATAGTGGTGATAGAGTAGTAGCATTCGAGGAAGCGTTTGGTTGGGTGAAAACCTACTACGATGGACAAGTCGCATGGGTGGCATCCCAATTTCTATACCAGGCGGATAACCAGGGAGGCTCTGACTCCGGTTCAAGTTCCGCATCGGTTTCCAATGCTTCTCCGGAACAGGTTACTGTAACGGCGACTGAGGTAAGAATTCGCACCGGGCCTGGAACAGAACATAAAATCATCGGCTACACTTCCAAGGGTGATACATACAGCTTAGTGAAATCAGCAAACAATTGGAATAAAGTAGCCCTCAGCGATGGATCAACCGGCTGGATTGCGGGGTGGCTGACCGATTATAATAACGGCGGCAAAAACACTCCGGACACAGCAAACACCAGCAATGACAACAGCAGCAATCATGATGCTGTACCGCAAAGCAACAACACTGCCAACGGCTCTCTTGCAGGCTACAACATCGTACTGGACCCTGGCCACGGCGGTAAGGACCCGGGAGCAATCGGCATCGGCGGCATTTATGAAAAAGATGTCATTATGAACACCGTCGATAACATCGCTCAAAAATTGCGGGCAGCCGGGGCAACTGTCATCTTAACCCGTGACAGCGATTATTTCCTCACACTGGAGAAAAGAGTGCAAATGAGTAGTTCATACAACACACATGCATTCATAAGCTTGCACTATAACGCTTATCCTGTGATGGGAGTAAACGGTGTGAGCACCCATTATTATTCAGGTGGTGCTGACCGTCAACTGGCCAGTTCTCTTCAATCCGCAATTGGACAACATGTGAATCTGTACAGCCGCGGCATTATCCGCAGCGACTATCATGTACTTCGTGAAAACAGTGACCTTGCTGTTCTTATTGAATTAGGATTTATAACAAATCCAGGCGACCTGGCAGCAGCACAAACCAACGCCTACCAAAATAACGTTGCGGATGGAATTGTTGACGGGCTGTTGAATTATTTTAATTAG
- a CDS encoding GNAT family N-acetyltransferase, with protein MNGKVKLQCYEQKFAMTIGNYFLEEKQQQYTATPVEALQACVQDPGRHPVLILYGNCLVGFFVLHGWGGVKKYSDNKNAILLRAYSIDSRQQGKGFAKQSLSLLDDFVKKYFPGKDEVVLAVNHGNVRAQKLYNANGFRDSGRRVMGKKGEQLVYYRKI; from the coding sequence ATGAACGGAAAAGTTAAGCTGCAGTGCTATGAACAAAAATTTGCGATGACAATTGGTAATTATTTTCTGGAGGAGAAACAGCAGCAGTATACTGCAACCCCTGTTGAAGCGCTCCAAGCATGTGTACAAGACCCCGGCAGACATCCGGTATTGATCCTCTACGGGAATTGTCTGGTCGGATTTTTCGTTCTCCACGGGTGGGGAGGTGTGAAAAAATACAGTGATAACAAGAATGCCATTTTGCTTCGGGCATACTCCATCGACAGCAGACAACAGGGAAAGGGGTTTGCCAAACAATCATTGTCGTTACTCGATGACTTTGTAAAAAAATATTTCCCGGGAAAAGATGAAGTTGTGCTTGCGGTTAATCATGGAAATGTAAGGGCGCAGAAGCTGTATAATGCAAACGGATTCCGGGACAGTGGGCGTCGTGTTATGGGCAAAAAGGGTGAGCAACTGGTATACTATCGGAAAATCTAA
- a CDS encoding DinB family protein, whose protein sequence is MNVLKEQYNLVRHTRESLFRFCETLDPKDYTRKVEGFGWGSVRNLHVHVAECYQNWLAKFGMQENLTPVEPGMVQNVKEMREVFEQVNMLMLRFLETYEGRYGEGLERTWHGDKAVLSPLWLFTHTITHEFHHKGQIVSMARQMRYIPADTDLLPPEDIEALYN, encoded by the coding sequence TTGAATGTATTAAAGGAGCAGTATAATTTAGTCAGACACACAAGAGAGTCTTTGTTTCGGTTTTGTGAAACATTGGATCCGAAAGATTATACGAGAAAGGTGGAGGGATTTGGTTGGGGATCGGTTCGGAATCTGCATGTGCATGTGGCGGAATGTTACCAAAATTGGCTTGCTAAATTCGGTATGCAAGAAAATCTGACCCCAGTGGAACCGGGTATGGTTCAGAATGTCAAAGAAATGCGAGAGGTATTCGAACAGGTAAATATGCTGATGCTCCGGTTTTTGGAAACCTATGAGGGGAGATATGGTGAAGGTTTGGAACGTACATGGCACGGAGATAAGGCTGTATTGTCCCCGTTGTGGCTGTTCACACATACAATTACCCACGAATTTCACCATAAAGGTCAAATTGTTTCGATGGCCCGTCAGATGCGCTATATTCCTGCAGATACTGACTTGCTTCCTCCTGAGGATATTGAAGCATTATATAATTAA
- a CDS encoding ribonucleotide-diphosphate reductase subunit beta codes for MSKALLEKAKTLEPLHPNKSTALFGGESSGILNWNNIAYPHWYKIYKRLIGNYWQADEINMSADVRQFSDLSESERDAYLKIIGLLSTLDAPQTRTALLISLYATDPSVQSIMAVIAQQEAVHNESYSYVLSSVVSLDEQNMAFELGRHDSVLLKRNEYLTRQYNTFVENPSIENMLKTMVYTALLEGMFFYSGFAFFYNLARQNKMVGTSTMISYINRDELEHGRFIAELFRAALAENPELNDADFSEWVYEQFRISVELEMEWSNYVLSEVDGIDTDEMAGYVKYRANKMLRMMGLSEIYPDYTDNPMKWIRAYVDNFDGTKTDFFEQKSRQYTKTSDLNGFDDL; via the coding sequence ATGTCAAAAGCATTGCTTGAAAAAGCAAAAACGTTGGAACCGTTACACCCGAACAAATCGACAGCATTGTTTGGGGGAGAATCAAGCGGCATTTTGAACTGGAATAATATCGCTTATCCGCACTGGTATAAAATTTATAAACGGCTGATTGGCAACTACTGGCAGGCGGATGAAATCAACATGTCAGCGGATGTGCGGCAGTTTTCCGATTTAAGCGAATCTGAGCGCGATGCTTATTTGAAAATCATTGGGTTGCTGTCAACACTGGACGCACCACAGACGAGAACGGCACTGTTGATTTCACTGTATGCGACTGATCCGTCCGTCCAATCGATTATGGCAGTTATCGCCCAGCAGGAGGCGGTTCATAATGAAAGCTATTCATATGTGCTCTCATCAGTTGTTTCACTGGATGAACAAAATATGGCATTTGAGCTTGGGCGGCATGATTCGGTGTTGTTGAAGCGAAATGAGTATCTGACCAGGCAGTATAATACTTTCGTGGAAAATCCGTCCATTGAAAATATGCTGAAAACAATGGTTTATACGGCCCTTCTGGAAGGGATGTTTTTCTATTCCGGATTTGCCTTCTTTTACAATTTGGCACGGCAAAATAAAATGGTTGGAACGTCTACCATGATCAGCTATATTAATCGGGATGAACTGGAACACGGTCGTTTTATTGCTGAGTTGTTCCGGGCCGCATTGGCAGAAAATCCGGAACTGAACGATGCAGATTTTAGCGAATGGGTTTACGAGCAATTCCGCATTTCGGTGGAGCTGGAGATGGAATGGTCGAATTATGTCCTGTCAGAAGTTGACGGAATTGATACGGATGAAATGGCAGGATATGTGAAGTATCGGGCCAATAAAATGCTGCGAATGATGGGATTAAGCGAGATTTATCCCGATTATACGGACAACCCAATGAAGTGGATTCGAGCTTATGTTGATAATTTCGACGGAACAAAAACCGACTTTTTCGAACAAAAATCCCGCCAATACACAAAAACAAGTGACCTGAACGGATTCGACGATTTGTAA
- a CDS encoding GNAT family N-acetyltransferase — MQTIQINELQTDEEIMAAFPVMRQLRKHLDEPTYLDLVQDAMANDHYRMFALYMDNQLAAVVGFKPMITLYYGRFVWVCDLVTDAGVRSNGHGERLLSFVHTWAEEHNYESVALSSGLQREDAHRFYEKKMDYAKVSYVFRHSLTEQ, encoded by the coding sequence ATGCAGACCATACAGATAAATGAACTTCAAACAGACGAAGAGATTATGGCGGCATTTCCCGTCATGCGTCAATTGCGAAAACATCTTGATGAACCGACTTATCTTGATTTGGTGCAGGATGCAATGGCGAATGATCATTATCGGATGTTTGCGTTGTATATGGACAACCAACTTGCCGCTGTTGTGGGATTCAAACCGATGATCACCCTGTACTACGGCAGATTCGTCTGGGTTTGTGATCTGGTAACGGATGCCGGCGTCCGTTCAAATGGGCACGGTGAGAGACTGCTTTCGTTCGTTCATACATGGGCAGAAGAACATAACTATGAAAGTGTTGCACTCTCCTCAGGTTTGCAGCGGGAGGATGCTCACCGCTTCTATGAGAAGAAAATGGACTATGCTAAAGTAAGTTATGTGTTCAGGCACAGTCTAACGGAACAGTAA
- the eutH gene encoding ethanolamine utilization protein EutH, whose translation MGINDIIIFIVVGFMCLGALDKCIGNKLGLGERFTEGFMAMGTLTLAMVGIISLSPVIAGLLTPIVAPVYRLIGADPAAFANTILAIDMGGYSLAQEMSISAESELFSWVFLGTMMGPTIVFTIPVSLGIIKKEDHPYFAKGILLGLMTVPFGCLIGGLAGGMGLVMMLKNLLPTILFSILIAIGLWKKTEQMIYGFSIFGKFIEIIAIGGLAAIIVETLTGITLIENMLPIKEGIQIIGMIAIFLAGAFPMVAFISKVFQRPLRRVGDILGISNTSTTGLVASLAHTIPMLVLVNDMEPRGKVVNIAFAVSGAFVFGSHLGFVAGINREIVFALIVGKLAGGISAVLLAILTTPKSDNRGDTVNV comes from the coding sequence ATGGGAATTAACGACATAATAATTTTTATTGTAGTTGGATTTATGTGCCTTGGTGCACTTGATAAATGTATCGGAAATAAACTCGGTTTAGGAGAGCGGTTTACCGAGGGATTTATGGCAATGGGAACATTAACCCTTGCGATGGTTGGCATCATTTCGCTTTCCCCGGTAATTGCCGGGTTGCTGACCCCGATTGTTGCACCAGTATACCGGTTAATTGGAGCAGATCCTGCTGCATTTGCAAATACAATCTTAGCAATCGACATGGGCGGATACTCTCTTGCACAGGAAATGTCCATCAGTGCGGAATCTGAACTTTTTTCATGGGTATTCCTTGGCACCATGATGGGACCAACCATTGTCTTCACAATTCCCGTGTCACTTGGCATTATTAAAAAAGAGGATCATCCATATTTTGCTAAAGGAATCCTGCTAGGACTGATGACGGTTCCGTTCGGCTGCCTTATTGGCGGTCTTGCCGGTGGAATGGGTTTAGTTATGATGTTGAAAAACCTGCTTCCGACAATTTTGTTTTCAATCCTTATCGCCATCGGTTTATGGAAAAAGACGGAACAGATGATTTATGGTTTCTCTATTTTCGGCAAATTCATTGAAATTATCGCGATTGGCGGACTGGCAGCCATTATTGTCGAGACGCTGACCGGTATCACGTTGATTGAAAATATGCTGCCAATCAAGGAAGGAATCCAGATCATCGGAATGATAGCGATTTTCCTGGCAGGTGCTTTTCCTATGGTTGCATTTATTTCAAAAGTATTCCAAAGACCATTGCGAAGGGTTGGCGACATATTGGGAATCAGCAATACTTCAACGACTGGACTGGTAGCCTCACTTGCCCACACTATTCCAATGCTTGTACTTGTGAATGATATGGAGCCGCGCGGGAAAGTGGTTAATATTGCATTTGCAGTCAGCGGGGCGTTTGTATTTGGCAGCCATTTAGGATTTGTGGCAGGAATTAATAGAGAAATCGTATTTGCTCTGATAGTGGGAAAACTTGCAGGCGGAATCAGTGCGGTTCTGCTGGCAATCCTGACTACACCAAAATCGGATAACAGGGGTGATACTGTAAATGTATGA